One Thioclava electrotropha DNA segment encodes these proteins:
- a CDS encoding COG3904 family protein, with amino-acid sequence MARATRIFQPASHWGLNSYWQGDCPPWIALVVVLIGGRLAVAELWQALPSPLSMPLFGLLFLADMTLALWQLVGAWRSLSHWIDAQARGHVLLAGRVAVVAVAVVTVTHALDQAARQTAALVPAAYAGPQPLEVRNGVAYLTGDIGYDLLARFEATPATGVSAVDLDSAGGQVFAARALAQRVLARGLNTQVTRRCYSACTLIFMAGAHRDLGPEGKLGFHGYSLKAYPLPIDVAKEEAIDRAFLRDRGVSASFSTRAFATPHRDIWRPDREVLAAAGVLRD; translated from the coding sequence ATGGCCCGAGCCACCCGGATATTTCAGCCTGCCTCACACTGGGGGCTCAACAGCTATTGGCAGGGCGACTGCCCGCCTTGGATCGCGCTCGTGGTGGTGCTGATCGGCGGACGGTTGGCGGTCGCCGAGCTGTGGCAAGCCTTGCCGTCGCCGCTCTCGATGCCGCTTTTCGGGTTGCTCTTCCTCGCAGACATGACACTGGCGCTGTGGCAGCTGGTGGGCGCGTGGCGCAGCCTGTCGCATTGGATCGACGCGCAGGCGCGGGGCCATGTGCTGCTCGCCGGACGCGTGGCGGTGGTGGCGGTCGCGGTGGTGACGGTGACCCATGCGCTCGATCAGGCCGCGCGGCAGACAGCGGCCTTGGTGCCGGCCGCCTATGCCGGGCCGCAGCCGCTGGAGGTGCGCAACGGCGTCGCTTATCTGACCGGCGATATCGGCTACGATCTCTTGGCGCGGTTCGAGGCAACCCCGGCGACGGGCGTCTCGGCGGTTGATCTCGACAGTGCCGGCGGTCAGGTCTTCGCCGCGCGCGCATTGGCGCAACGCGTGCTGGCGCGGGGGCTGAACACGCAGGTGACGAGACGCTGCTATTCCGCCTGCACGCTGATCTTCATGGCGGGCGCGCATCGCGATCTTGGGCCGGAGGGAAAGCTGGGCTTTCACGGCTATAGCTTGAAAGCCTATCCGCTGCCGATCGACGTCGCGAAAGAGGAGGCGATCGACCGGGCCTTCCTGCGCGATCGCGGCGTGAGTGCCAGCTTCTCCACGCGCGCCTTCGCGACACCGCATCGCG
- a CDS encoding [FeFe] hydrogenase, group A — MITLTINGRHVEVDEGTSLLDAAKLAGIHIPTLCYYPGLPAHAVCRMCLVEIEGSHNPQPACRTLAKEGDVVATDTEALAAFRKADAQWLLARHPNDCMRCEVNGACQLQRLVHENQWEERWPKMPAGAPAASEELATDHTSPSIWRDLSKCIECGLCAEVCGDSVQNQNVIGFANRGFDRRPVTVFDVPLSQTNCISCGQCTLVCPVGALIEAPHWHAVLRTLDAHRRVSVVQVAPATRIAISEEFGLEPGTVSTGRLINALRLLGFDYVFDTNFAADLTIMEEGTELLSRIEARTELPLFTSCCPGWVNWVELNRPDLLPHLSTTKSPQQMHGAIAKRGRFARALGPDFAEGKAEPYVVSVMPCTAKKDEAQRPGVSGDVDHVLTTRELARMIRSRGIPFGALSEDGQFDSPLGESTGAAQIFGASGGVMEAMVRTAAHFKGVEHDLPLEWEALRGVREGVKTATIPGVGTVAVCNGIASAQRMLEDEAWRDDYVAIEVMACVGGCLGGGGEPKSMDPHILQKRAKAIYSVDAKAPRRRSYENADVQALYASELGAPNSPTAHRLLHTHYAARHSERSLLMRFLDCVDRRDGAAAAKLFHPDGVWSTASPFGVLTGADEIAGLINAKLPPNLRGAKYARHQMERASDIDDLTVLAPDGSRSRFDLELSTVDGQSEMVIQTLTRTVL; from the coding sequence ATGATCACGCTTACGATCAACGGGCGGCACGTCGAAGTCGACGAGGGCACCAGCTTGCTGGATGCGGCGAAGCTGGCTGGCATCCATATCCCGACGCTCTGCTATTACCCCGGCCTGCCCGCCCATGCCGTGTGCCGCATGTGCCTCGTGGAGATCGAGGGCAGCCACAATCCGCAACCGGCCTGCCGCACTCTGGCGAAGGAGGGCGATGTCGTAGCGACGGACACCGAGGCGCTGGCGGCCTTTCGGAAAGCCGATGCGCAATGGCTGCTCGCGCGCCATCCCAATGACTGCATGCGCTGCGAGGTGAACGGGGCGTGCCAGCTCCAGCGGCTCGTCCATGAGAACCAATGGGAGGAGCGCTGGCCGAAGATGCCCGCCGGGGCGCCTGCCGCCTCGGAAGAGCTCGCAACCGATCACACCTCCCCCAGCATCTGGCGCGACCTGTCGAAATGTATCGAATGCGGGTTGTGTGCGGAGGTCTGCGGCGACAGCGTCCAGAACCAGAATGTCATCGGGTTCGCCAATCGCGGCTTCGACCGGCGCCCCGTCACCGTCTTCGACGTGCCGCTGTCGCAGACCAATTGCATCTCCTGCGGCCAGTGCACGCTTGTCTGCCCTGTCGGCGCGCTGATCGAGGCGCCGCATTGGCACGCGGTGCTGCGCACGCTCGACGCCCATCGGCGCGTCTCCGTGGTTCAGGTGGCCCCGGCGACCCGCATCGCCATCAGCGAGGAATTCGGGCTGGAGCCGGGCACTGTCAGCACCGGGCGCTTGATCAACGCGCTGCGGCTTTTGGGGTTCGATTACGTGTTCGACACCAATTTCGCCGCCGATCTCACGATCATGGAGGAAGGCACCGAACTGCTGTCGCGGATCGAAGCCCGGACGGAGCTGCCGCTGTTCACCTCCTGCTGTCCGGGTTGGGTGAATTGGGTCGAGTTGAACCGCCCCGATCTTCTGCCGCATCTTAGCACGACCAAATCCCCCCAGCAGATGCATGGCGCGATTGCAAAACGGGGCCGCTTTGCGCGCGCGCTCGGGCCCGATTTCGCGGAGGGCAAAGCCGAGCCCTATGTCGTGAGCGTGATGCCCTGTACCGCCAAGAAGGACGAGGCCCAGCGCCCCGGTGTCTCTGGCGACGTGGATCATGTGCTCACCACCCGCGAACTGGCGCGGATGATCCGGTCGCGGGGCATCCCGTTCGGGGCGCTCTCCGAAGACGGGCAATTCGACAGCCCGCTGGGCGAGAGCACCGGGGCCGCCCAGATATTCGGCGCCTCCGGCGGGGTCATGGAGGCGATGGTCCGCACGGCTGCGCATTTCAAAGGGGTCGAGCACGATCTGCCGCTGGAATGGGAGGCGCTGCGCGGCGTCCGTGAGGGCGTGAAGACCGCGACCATTCCCGGCGTCGGCACCGTGGCCGTGTGCAACGGGATCGCCTCGGCCCAGCGCATGCTGGAAGACGAGGCCTGGCGCGACGACTATGTCGCGATCGAAGTCATGGCCTGCGTCGGCGGCTGCCTCGGCGGCGGCGGCGAGCCGAAATCCATGGACCCGCATATTCTGCAAAAACGCGCCAAGGCGATCTACAGCGTCGATGCGAAGGCACCGCGCCGCCGCTCCTATGAGAATGCGGATGTGCAGGCGCTTTATGCCTCGGAACTGGGCGCGCCGAATTCCCCGACGGCGCACCGTCTGCTCCACACCCATTACGCCGCCAGACATTCCGAGCGCTCGCTGCTGATGCGCTTTCTGGATTGCGTGGACCGGCGCGACGGTGCGGCGGCCGCAAAGCTGTTTCATCCCGACGGGGTCTGGTCGACCGCCTCTCCCTTCGGCGTGCTGACCGGCGCGGACGAGATCGCGGGGCTCATCAACGCGAAGCTGCCGCCGAACCTGCGCGGCGCGAAATATGCGCGCCACCAGATGGAGCGCGCCTCGGATATCGACGATCTCACGGTCCTCGCCCCCGACGGGAGCCGCAGCCGCTTCGATCTTGAGCTGAGCACCGTGGACGGTCAGTCGGAGATGGTGATCCAGACCCTCACGCGCACCGTCCTGTGA
- a CDS encoding efflux RND transporter periplasmic adaptor subunit, with the protein MLSTAKSGRPWRLWAFGAGAVVIAIGAWLWLAPSGDTTGTSYVTQAVTRGELTVTVTATGTVQPTTEVEVSSELSGTLDSIDVDYNDEVEVGQVLARLDDTKFKAQVANAEAALAAAKAQLAQAEATQKEATALYETQAELDRRGVSTHSTFVTYIAQRDRAVAAVQAAKASLTLAEANLALEKDDLEKSVIRSPINGVVLDRNVSAGQIVAASLSAPTLFTLAEDLRRMQLLVDIDEADIGQVAVGNDATFTVDAYSGRSFPATITQVRYAPETTDDVVTYKGVLAVDNSDLLLRPGMTATATITVDEAKDELLIPNAALRYAPPQEVEDAGNGASGLIGLVIPSRPNSESGTASGKSVWVLRDGTPVEVAVTPGATNGKFTIVTAGDLAVGDQVITDQRDASR; encoded by the coding sequence ATGCTGTCCACTGCGAAGAGTGGACGCCCTTGGCGGCTCTGGGCTTTCGGCGCGGGTGCTGTCGTGATCGCGATCGGCGCGTGGCTCTGGCTTGCGCCCTCCGGCGACACCACGGGCACGAGCTATGTGACGCAAGCCGTCACGCGCGGCGAACTGACGGTCACGGTTACCGCGACCGGCACGGTGCAGCCCACGACGGAGGTTGAGGTCTCTTCGGAGCTGTCGGGCACGCTGGACAGCATCGATGTCGACTATAACGACGAGGTCGAAGTGGGTCAGGTCCTCGCGCGGCTCGACGACACGAAATTCAAGGCGCAGGTCGCCAATGCCGAAGCCGCGCTTGCGGCCGCCAAGGCGCAGCTCGCACAGGCCGAGGCCACCCAGAAGGAAGCGACGGCGCTTTATGAGACACAGGCGGAACTGGACCGGCGCGGCGTCTCGACCCATAGCACCTTCGTCACCTATATCGCGCAGCGCGATCGCGCCGTGGCCGCCGTTCAGGCCGCGAAAGCGTCGCTGACGCTGGCCGAGGCGAACCTTGCCTTGGAGAAGGACGATCTGGAGAAATCGGTCATCCGCTCCCCGATCAACGGCGTCGTTCTGGATCGCAATGTCTCGGCCGGTCAGATCGTGGCCGCCTCGCTGTCCGCGCCCACCCTGTTCACGCTGGCCGAGGACCTGCGCCGGATGCAGTTGCTCGTCGATATCGACGAGGCGGATATCGGTCAGGTCGCGGTCGGCAATGACGCGACATTCACCGTCGACGCCTATTCCGGTCGCTCCTTCCCGGCGACAATCACGCAGGTGCGCTACGCCCCCGAGACCACCGACGACGTCGTGACCTACAAGGGCGTGCTGGCGGTCGACAACTCCGATCTGCTCCTGCGCCCCGGCATGACCGCGACGGCGACGATCACCGTGGACGAGGCCAAAGACGAGCTCCTGATCCCGAATGCGGCGCTGCGCTATGCCCCGCCTCAAGAGGTCGAAGATGCGGGCAATGGCGCGAGCGGGCTCATCGGGCTCGTGATACCGAGCCGCCCGAATTCCGAGAGCGGCACCGCAAGCGGCAAATCCGTCTGGGTTCTTCGCGACGGCACCCCCGTCGAAGTGGCGGTCACGCCGGGGGCGACGAACGGCAAGTTCACGATCGTCACCGCGGGCGATCTGGCCGTTGGCGATCAGGTCATCACAGATCAGCGGGATGCATCGCGATGA
- a CDS encoding ABC transporter ATP-binding protein, with the protein MSEPLLELRGIERHYGHDETLVRALDGVDLRVEPGEFLAIMGPSGSGKSTAMNIIGCLDRPTAGNYLFNGVEVATLNRDQRALLRRHYLGFVFQGYNLLPRTTALENVELPLIYKGMRKAERVARARQALARVGLEGREDHTPSQLSGGQQQRVAIARALAGEPMVMLADEPTGNLDTKRSVEIMNLMQDLNRESGLTIVMVTHEEDMAAYASRLVVFTDGRVVRDEKMHEGAL; encoded by the coding sequence ATGAGTGAGCCACTTCTCGAGTTACGCGGGATCGAGCGCCACTATGGCCACGACGAAACCCTCGTACGCGCCCTCGATGGCGTCGACCTTCGCGTCGAACCGGGGGAATTCCTTGCGATCATGGGGCCCTCGGGATCGGGAAAATCGACCGCGATGAACATCATCGGCTGCCTCGACCGGCCCACTGCGGGGAATTACCTGTTCAACGGTGTCGAGGTGGCGACCCTGAACCGCGACCAGCGCGCCTTGCTGCGCAGGCACTACCTCGGCTTCGTCTTTCAGGGCTACAACCTGCTGCCACGCACCACCGCGCTGGAAAATGTCGAACTTCCCCTGATCTACAAGGGGATGCGCAAGGCCGAGCGCGTGGCGCGGGCCCGTCAGGCTCTGGCGCGGGTCGGACTTGAGGGGCGCGAGGATCACACGCCGTCGCAGCTCTCGGGCGGTCAGCAGCAACGCGTCGCCATCGCGCGGGCGCTGGCGGGAGAGCCGATGGTGATGCTCGCCGACGAGCCCACGGGCAACCTCGACACCAAACGCAGCGTCGAGATCATGAACCTGATGCAGGACCTCAACCGCGAGTCCGGGCTGACCATCGTGATGGTCACCCATGAGGAGGACATGGCCGCCTATGCCTCCCGCCTCGTCGTCTTCACCGATGGTCGCGTCGTGCGCGACGAGAAGATGCACGAAGGAGCGCTGTGA
- a CDS encoding ABC transporter permease produces the protein MLWETIRLALTAIIRNALRSFLTVLGVVIGVAAVIAMVTVGQGSSEQVSANVESLGTNVLVLRSGARMMGPGSRDTAPPFKLSDAEALEDLSSLSAVAPVVSTAATAVFGNNNRTTSITGTTSPYLEIGGWTIALGRSFTPAEDRSGANLCIIGETVRTTLFGATDPTGEKIRIKSISCEVIGVLKSKGAGSFGQDQDDLVLMPVRTVQRRLMGSQDVSSISLQVARTASVERATSDIEALMRERRRIAIGEDDDFSVFDMAELSSMLNSVNSVLTGLLSSVAAVSLLVGGIGIMNIMLVSVTERTREIGIRLSVGAQAHQVLMQFLVEAVVLSVLGGIIGILFGLGLAYVAAQIMAIPFSPSLNVIALAFGFSAVVGMVFGYFPARRAARLDPIDALHYQ, from the coding sequence ATGCTTTGGGAAACCATCCGCCTCGCGCTAACCGCGATCATCCGAAACGCGCTTCGGTCCTTTCTCACCGTGCTGGGTGTGGTGATCGGGGTTGCCGCCGTCATCGCGATGGTGACCGTCGGGCAAGGCTCCTCCGAGCAGGTTTCGGCCAATGTGGAATCGCTCGGCACGAATGTGCTGGTCCTGCGCTCGGGGGCGCGGATGATGGGGCCCGGATCGCGCGATACCGCGCCGCCCTTCAAGCTATCGGATGCAGAAGCGCTGGAGGACCTGAGCAGCCTCTCGGCCGTCGCGCCTGTCGTTTCGACCGCAGCCACGGCGGTCTTCGGTAACAACAATCGCACGACATCGATCACCGGCACGACGTCGCCCTATCTCGAGATCGGAGGCTGGACGATCGCGCTCGGGCGCAGCTTCACCCCGGCGGAGGACCGCAGCGGCGCCAATCTTTGCATCATCGGCGAGACCGTACGGACGACCCTGTTCGGCGCGACCGATCCGACCGGCGAGAAGATCCGCATCAAGTCGATCTCCTGCGAGGTGATCGGCGTGCTGAAGTCCAAGGGCGCCGGGTCCTTCGGGCAGGATCAGGACGACCTCGTGCTGATGCCGGTCCGAACGGTGCAAAGGCGGCTGATGGGCAGTCAGGACGTCTCTTCGATTTCGCTTCAGGTGGCCCGGACGGCCTCCGTGGAGCGGGCGACCTCCGATATCGAGGCCCTGATGCGCGAGCGTCGCCGTATCGCGATCGGTGAAGACGACGACTTCTCGGTCTTCGACATGGCGGAACTGAGTTCGATGCTCAATTCGGTCAACTCGGTTCTCACCGGCCTGCTCTCCTCCGTCGCGGCGGTCAGCCTGCTCGTCGGCGGGATCGGGATCATGAACATCATGCTGGTCTCGGTGACCGAGCGGACCCGCGAGATCGGCATCCGCCTCTCGGTCGGCGCGCAGGCGCATCAGGTCCTGATGCAGTTTCTCGTCGAGGCGGTGGTGCTGTCGGTTCTGGGCGGGATCATCGGCATCCTCTTCGGCCTCGGCCTCGCCTATGTCGCGGCGCAGATCATGGCGATCCCCTTCTCGCCCAGCCTGAACGTCATCGCCCTCGCCTTCGGCTTTTCCGCCGTGGTCGGGATGGTCTTCGGCTACTTTCCTGCACGCCGGGCGGCACGGCTCGATCCGATTGACGCCCTGCATTATCAGTAG